A region from the Triticum aestivum cultivar Chinese Spring chromosome 3D, IWGSC CS RefSeq v2.1, whole genome shotgun sequence genome encodes:
- the LOC123081059 gene encoding probable protein phosphatase 2C 38 — protein MVGQTMMRIVRPCFKPSLPDGAQVVAAGGGGTREGLLWYRDAGRHACGDFSMAVVQANQLLEDASQLEAGPLVAADGPCATFVGVYDGHGGPETARFVADNLFHHLKKFATEQQTVSADVIRRSYAATEEGFLNLVRKQWLIKPQIASVGTCCLVGIINEGVLYIANTGDSRAVLGRLERGVKDIRAVQLSSEHNASFQEVRDELRQMHPDDPRIVVLKHNVWRVKGIIQVSRTIGDAYLKSSEFNREPLLARFRIPGPFHKPILCPEPSIEEHRLCAEDQFVIFASDGLWEHLSNQEAVDIVHCSPRNGIARRLIKAALREAAKKREMRYSDLKKIDRGVRRHFHDDITVVVLFMEPALISRRLYGGPLLSLRGGGSTPTFAQKC, from the exons ATGGTGGGGCAGACCATGATGCGCATCGTGCGCCCCTGCTTCAAGCCCTCGCTGCCCGACGGCGCGCAGGTCGTCGCCGCCGGGGGCGGCGGCACCAGGGAGGGCCTGCTCTGGTACAGGGACGCCGGCCGCCACGCCTGCGGCGACTTCTCCATGGCCGTCGTGCAGGCCAACCAGCTGCTCGAGGACGCCAGCCAGCTCGAGGCCGGgcccctcgtcgccgccgacgGGCCCTGCGCCACCTTCGTCGGCGTCTACGACGGCCACGGCGGGCCCGAGACCGCCCGCTTCGTCGCCGATAACCTCTTCCACCACCTAAAGA AGTTTGCGACGGAACAACAAACCGTGTCGGCCGACGTGATACGCAGATCCTACGCTGCCACGGAGGAGGGGTTTCTGAACCTTGTGAGGAAGCAGTGGCTCATCAAGCCGCAGATCGCCTCGGTCGGTACGTGCTGTTTGGTTGGCATTATCAACGAAGGGGTCCTCTACATAGCAAACACCGGTGATTCTCGTGCTGTCCTCGGGAGACTTGAGCGGGGCGTCAAAGACATTAGGGCTGTTCAGCTCTCGTCCGAGCATAACGCGAGCTTTCAGGAGGTAAGGGATGAGCTAAGACAGATGCACCCAGACGACCCGCGGATCGTGGTCCTCAAGCACAATGTTTGGCGCGTGAAGGGCATTATTCAG GTTTCCAGAACGATCGGTGACGCCTACCTAAAAAGTTCGGAGTTTAACCGCGAGCCTCTTCTGGCACGGTTCCGTATTCCAGGGCCCTTCCATAAACCAATTCTTTGTCCGGAACCATCCATTGAAGAACACAGACTGTGTGCAGAAGATCAGTTTGTTATATTTGCGTCAGATGGACTATGGGAGCACTTGAGCAATCAGGAAGCTGTGGATATAGTTCACTGTTCACCTCGGAAT GGCATTGCGAGACGACTAATAAAAGCAGCTCTGCGGGAGGCGGCAAAGAAGAGAGAAATGAGATACTCAGACTTGAAGAAGATCGACCGCGGGGTCAGGAGGCACTTCCACGATGATATTACTGTTGTGGTATTATTCATGGAACCCGCGCTTATCAGCAGGAGGCTCTACGGTGGGCCGTTGCTTTCGCTAAGGGGTGGTGGCAGCACGCCAACGTTTGCACAGAAATGCTGA